The Fictibacillus arsenicus genome contains a region encoding:
- a CDS encoding amino acid ABC transporter ATP-binding protein, with protein sequence MIKVKNLKKSFGDLEVLKDINAEIKPQEVVCVIGPSGSGKSTFLRCINKLEEITGGQVLVDGADITDPKTNINKIREDVGMVFQQFNLFPHKTVLENVTLAPLKVRNANKEEARDKALKLLAKVGLQDKANAYPSQLSGGQKQRVAIARALAMDPKIMLFDEPTSALDPEMVGEVLEVMKDLAREGMTMIVVTHEMGFAREVGDRVIFMDGGYIVEENVPSELFGDPQHERTKLFLSKVL encoded by the coding sequence ATGATTAAAGTAAAAAACTTAAAAAAGTCCTTCGGCGATCTCGAAGTACTCAAGGACATCAACGCTGAAATAAAACCACAAGAAGTAGTATGTGTAATCGGTCCCTCTGGCTCAGGAAAGAGTACCTTTCTCCGCTGCATCAATAAGCTGGAGGAAATTACAGGCGGTCAAGTTTTAGTAGATGGAGCAGATATTACTGATCCCAAAACAAACATTAATAAGATAAGGGAAGATGTTGGCATGGTATTCCAGCAGTTCAACCTCTTTCCGCATAAAACAGTACTAGAGAACGTTACACTTGCTCCACTCAAAGTAAGGAATGCAAACAAAGAAGAAGCTAGGGACAAAGCATTGAAACTGCTCGCAAAGGTAGGTTTGCAGGATAAAGCGAACGCCTATCCTTCCCAATTGAGCGGAGGGCAAAAACAGCGTGTCGCGATTGCACGCGCACTGGCAATGGACCCAAAAATCATGCTTTTTGATGAACCAACTTCCGCACTTGATCCAGAAATGGTCGGTGAAGTTTTAGAAGTAATGAAGGATCTCGCACGGGAAGGAATGACGATGATCGTTGTGACTCACGAAATGGGCTTTGCTCGCGAAGTTGGCGACCGAGTGATTTTCATGGACGGCGGGTACATTGTTGAGGAAAATGTTCCTTCTGAATTGTTTGGAGACCCTCAGCATGAACGTACGAAGCTGTTTTTAAGTAAGGTGTTATAA
- a CDS encoding ABC transporter ATP-binding protein — protein MITFKNVGKTFPDGFEALKNIDFQVKQGELVALIGPSGCGKTTTMRMINRLIEPSKGTILIDDEDIANQNPVELRRNIGYVIQQIGLLPHMTIEDNISLVPRLKGWEKEKYDGRVDELLDLVGLDPKTFRKRYPSELSGGQQQRIGVIRALAAEPPIILMDEPFSALDPISREQLQDELVKLQDTIKKTIVFVTHDMDEAIKIADRIAILNKGEIIQFDTPERILRHPANDFVKGFIGENRLSSEAAMPEAIDLMRKHPITSKHSRGLAEALKMMKRYGVDSLLITDQQNKLLGIITLESIERHYAEEDKTVGDLMEKEITTLTPDASYTEVAEIFATNHVNMIPVLEDGKLLGIITRATMMRGLAGLNITAQKPLEGGKGDE, from the coding sequence TTGATTACTTTCAAAAACGTAGGGAAAACGTTCCCTGACGGTTTTGAGGCTTTGAAGAACATTGACTTTCAGGTAAAACAAGGGGAGTTAGTCGCGTTAATCGGGCCTAGTGGTTGTGGTAAAACAACAACCATGCGAATGATAAACCGTTTGATAGAACCATCAAAGGGAACAATTTTAATTGATGATGAGGACATTGCAAACCAAAACCCCGTTGAGCTGAGAAGGAATATCGGATACGTGATTCAGCAGATCGGACTTCTGCCTCACATGACGATTGAAGACAATATTTCTCTCGTTCCGCGCTTAAAAGGCTGGGAGAAAGAAAAATATGATGGCAGAGTAGATGAATTGCTTGATTTAGTAGGTTTAGATCCTAAAACCTTCAGAAAACGCTATCCTTCTGAGCTAAGCGGCGGTCAGCAGCAGCGTATAGGAGTTATTCGTGCCCTGGCAGCCGAGCCTCCTATCATCTTGATGGATGAACCGTTCTCAGCACTTGATCCTATCAGCAGAGAACAGCTTCAAGATGAACTTGTTAAATTGCAGGATACGATTAAGAAAACGATCGTATTTGTAACGCATGATATGGATGAAGCGATTAAGATTGCAGACCGGATCGCAATTTTAAATAAAGGGGAAATCATTCAGTTCGATACGCCTGAACGAATTCTTCGTCATCCTGCTAATGATTTTGTTAAAGGGTTTATTGGAGAGAACAGGCTCTCTTCAGAGGCTGCCATGCCTGAAGCGATTGATCTGATGAGAAAGCACCCTATTACATCGAAACATTCGAGAGGGCTTGCTGAAGCTTTGAAAATGATGAAACGTTATGGGGTAGACAGCCTTCTTATTACCGACCAGCAAAATAAGCTGCTTGGCATTATTACACTTGAAAGCATCGAAAGACATTATGCGGAAGAAGATAAGACAGTTGGAGATCTAATGGAGAAAGAAATTACCACGCTCACACCAGATGCATCGTATACAGAAGTGGCAGAAATTTTTGCGACCAATCATGTAAACATGATTCCTGTATTAGAAGATGGGAAACTTTTAGGAATCATCACGCGTGCGACAATGATGAGGGGACTTGCTGGATTAAACATCACCGCACAAAAACCTCTTGAAGGGGGTAAGGGTGATGAATAA
- a CDS encoding YhgE/Pip domain-containing protein: protein MLKSIGAQFKAVFSNKKIAIPVFAVLFIPVLYTGMFLWAFWDPYDQMEDLPVAVVNLDEGYEYNGDNLDVGDEFVRKLKEKPQFEWKFVGENEARQGLENNDYYMMIEIPENFSEKATSLSGNEKDKPELIYTPNAGFNFLAAQIGGTAVDKMKESLSNELTKTYAEVMFGQVEQLAGGLEQAADGSNQVTVGLKKASSGSGELAAGMTEKTPQIKELESGAALFNSKMTEFESGMDQLLAAHKKLAAGTGELNTGAQSLKSGLSQATAGSEKIKEGSFALKGGAEKLSAGAGSLASSVNEWNAGAQKAAAGSKQVEQQINNLIQNQSSMSDEEIASALKQLAAISGGVNNGLDGLTAASGKIAGGANELSAGAKKLSDSQTAVAQGAEQLHNGQSKLEDGVDQLARGQARVNAGTETFQSKLGEAAAGSQQLLAASGKIVDGTATVSSGWQEVTGHVNEIHEGEQKLLEGSGQLSSKLSEATDKTGELDPDSEMFERIANPVSVKTKSFSDVPNYGTGFAPYFLSLGLFVGALLMSIVFPLRDKAGEPRSGFGWFASKFSFLAAVGVVQALIADAVLLFGLNIEVSDLSAFIGLSVITSLTFLALVQLLVTVLGDPGRFAAIIILILQLTTSAGTFPLELIPDGLQIFNTWLPMTYSVSGFKAVISSGDMNSFIFNVWVLAGFMVLCMVGTWAYFSAHIRKKNRQTDELAA from the coding sequence TTGTTAAAGAGTATAGGTGCTCAGTTTAAAGCGGTATTTTCGAACAAGAAGATAGCGATACCAGTCTTTGCGGTTCTTTTTATACCCGTGCTGTATACCGGAATGTTCTTATGGGCGTTTTGGGATCCATATGACCAGATGGAGGATCTGCCGGTTGCAGTCGTTAACCTTGATGAAGGTTATGAATATAACGGAGACAACCTTGATGTAGGGGATGAGTTTGTAAGAAAGCTGAAAGAAAAGCCGCAGTTTGAGTGGAAGTTCGTCGGCGAGAATGAAGCTAGGCAAGGGCTTGAAAATAATGATTATTACATGATGATCGAGATCCCTGAGAATTTTTCCGAGAAAGCGACATCGTTATCAGGAAATGAAAAAGATAAGCCGGAACTCATCTACACACCAAATGCCGGTTTCAACTTTCTTGCTGCGCAAATCGGAGGTACAGCTGTTGATAAGATGAAGGAAAGTCTCTCAAATGAGCTGACAAAAACGTATGCTGAAGTGATGTTTGGTCAGGTTGAGCAGCTTGCTGGAGGTTTGGAACAAGCGGCTGATGGATCAAATCAAGTGACAGTCGGCTTAAAAAAGGCGTCTTCTGGAAGTGGTGAGCTTGCAGCGGGAATGACTGAAAAAACTCCTCAGATTAAAGAATTAGAAAGCGGGGCAGCTTTATTTAATTCTAAAATGACGGAGTTTGAGAGCGGCATGGATCAATTGCTTGCTGCACATAAAAAGTTAGCTGCTGGTACAGGAGAGCTCAACACAGGAGCACAATCATTAAAAAGCGGACTCAGTCAAGCGACAGCGGGTTCTGAGAAGATTAAGGAAGGAAGTTTTGCTTTAAAAGGCGGAGCTGAAAAGCTTTCAGCGGGTGCTGGCAGTTTAGCAAGTTCTGTGAACGAATGGAACGCAGGAGCTCAAAAGGCTGCTGCAGGTTCAAAACAGGTTGAACAACAGATCAACAACTTAATTCAAAATCAAAGCAGCATGTCTGATGAAGAAATAGCATCTGCATTAAAACAACTTGCCGCTATTAGCGGTGGTGTGAATAATGGGCTGGACGGCTTAACGGCTGCATCCGGCAAAATTGCAGGGGGAGCCAATGAACTATCAGCTGGTGCCAAAAAATTAAGCGATTCACAAACCGCTGTGGCACAAGGGGCAGAACAGCTGCATAATGGACAGTCGAAATTGGAGGATGGCGTTGACCAGCTTGCGAGAGGCCAGGCTAGAGTAAACGCAGGAACGGAAACATTTCAATCCAAACTAGGTGAAGCGGCGGCTGGCTCACAACAATTACTTGCAGCTAGCGGCAAGATTGTAGATGGAACGGCAACTGTATCTTCAGGCTGGCAAGAGGTAACAGGTCATGTAAACGAAATTCATGAGGGGGAACAAAAACTCCTTGAAGGCAGCGGGCAATTATCTTCTAAATTGAGTGAAGCAACAGACAAAACAGGCGAGCTTGATCCAGATAGTGAAATGTTTGAACGAATCGCCAACCCTGTTTCGGTAAAAACAAAAAGCTTCTCTGATGTACCGAACTACGGGACTGGTTTTGCTCCTTATTTCTTATCGTTAGGTTTATTTGTCGGTGCATTATTGATGTCGATTGTGTTCCCATTGCGTGATAAAGCAGGAGAACCGCGTTCAGGTTTTGGATGGTTTGCGAGCAAGTTTTCATTTTTAGCTGCAGTTGGTGTTGTTCAAGCATTGATTGCTGATGCAGTGCTGCTATTCGGTTTGAATATCGAAGTAAGCGATCTGTCTGCGTTTATCGGACTTAGCGTAATCACAAGTCTTACGTTTTTAGCACTTGTTCAATTGCTCGTAACCGTTTTAGGGGATCCTGGACGATTTGCTGCGATTATTATTTTGATTCTTCAGCTGACTACGAGTGCAGGTACATTCCCGCTGGAACTTATCCCAGACGGACTGCAAATCTTCAACACATGGCTTCCGATGACTTACTCTGTATCAGGCTTTAAAGCAGTAATCTCAAGCGGAGACATGAACAGTTTTATTTTCAACGTATGGGTATTAGCAGGATTTATGGTTCTATGCATGGTGGGAACATGGGCTTATTTTTCAGCTCATATTAGAAAAAAGAATAGACAAACAGATGAGCTTGCAGCTTAG
- a CDS encoding ABC transporter substrate-binding protein, whose product MKKLKKISKVISTSLALSLVLAACSDKEEGSSNSGGGDKDEKVKIVYARGKDDTQGTTAMVEAFEKKYPNIDVEFKEMPADTGKQHDAYVTAFNANSDEIDVIDLDVIWPAEFAQAGFLMPLDRFIEKDGVDVGAYNEGAISAAKFKGKQWALPKFIDAGMLFYRTDLVPEGEVPKTWDELLAKAKETKGQGGTQFGYLMQAKQYEGLVCNAVEFIASYGGEIIDENGEVKVDSPEAIKGISKLVEIVNSDVVPQNITTFAEPESHTAFINGQAGLIRNWPYQYALANDESQSKIAGKVAAAPLPAGDAGSAATLGGWMAGINKNTKHPEEAWKFLSFMAGEEGQKIDAIKGGHAPTILSLYEDEEILKANPYYKDEGFVKALEAAVSRPVAPNYPEISDIIQVQVSQAIAKKITPEEAAKNMQKEISEKLEK is encoded by the coding sequence ATGAAAAAGCTTAAGAAGATTTCAAAAGTGATTTCGACTTCGCTTGCGCTTTCACTTGTGCTTGCAGCTTGCTCAGACAAAGAGGAAGGCAGCAGCAATTCTGGCGGCGGGGATAAAGACGAAAAAGTAAAAATCGTTTATGCGCGTGGTAAGGATGATACACAAGGGACTACAGCAATGGTGGAAGCTTTTGAAAAAAAATACCCTAACATTGATGTAGAGTTTAAAGAAATGCCTGCAGATACTGGAAAACAGCATGATGCTTACGTAACTGCATTTAATGCAAATTCCGATGAGATCGATGTTATTGACCTGGATGTTATCTGGCCTGCTGAATTCGCACAAGCTGGATTCTTGATGCCGCTTGATCGTTTTATCGAAAAAGATGGTGTTGACGTAGGAGCCTATAACGAAGGTGCGATCAGCGCTGCCAAGTTTAAGGGCAAGCAGTGGGCACTTCCTAAGTTCATTGATGCAGGAATGCTTTTCTACCGTACAGATCTAGTTCCAGAAGGTGAAGTTCCAAAAACGTGGGACGAGCTTTTAGCGAAAGCGAAAGAAACAAAAGGTCAAGGCGGAACACAGTTCGGTTACTTGATGCAAGCGAAGCAGTATGAAGGACTTGTATGTAACGCTGTTGAATTCATCGCTTCTTACGGCGGAGAAATCATCGACGAAAATGGTGAAGTAAAAGTAGATTCTCCAGAAGCGATCAAAGGGATCTCTAAGCTAGTAGAGATCGTAAACTCTGATGTTGTACCGCAAAACATCACAACATTTGCTGAGCCAGAATCTCATACAGCATTCATCAACGGTCAAGCTGGTTTGATTCGTAACTGGCCATATCAATATGCGTTAGCAAACGATGAGTCGCAATCTAAAATCGCAGGTAAAGTAGCAGCTGCTCCACTTCCAGCTGGAGATGCAGGATCTGCGGCAACACTTGGCGGATGGATGGCTGGTATTAACAAGAACACGAAGCATCCTGAAGAAGCATGGAAGTTCTTAAGCTTTATGGCTGGTGAAGAAGGACAGAAGATCGACGCGATCAAAGGCGGACATGCACCAACGATTCTTTCTCTTTACGAAGATGAAGAAATTCTAAAAGCAAACCCTTACTACAAGGATGAAGGATTTGTAAAAGCTCTTGAAGCTGCGGTATCTCGTCCGGTAGCACCGAACTACCCTGAGATTTCTGACATCATCCAAGTTCAGGTATCTCAAGCTATCGCTAAAAAGATTACACCTGAAGAAGCTGCAAAGAATATGCAAAAAGAAATTTCAGAGAAACTTGAAAAATAA
- a CDS encoding glycine betaine ABC transporter substrate-binding protein, translating to MNNLLETLVNRWPEILIGLQQHLFLSLVSILIATVIAIPLGIFISRQKRVAEPIIGITAIFQTIPSLALFGFLLPVFGIGSTTAIIALTVYALLPILRNTYTGITGVDKSVVEAGKGMGMTNSQILRMIELPLALPIIMAGLRTATVLTIGVATLAAFIGAGGLGDLIYRGLSTTRNELVLAGAIPAALLAILFDFILRRIEMATEPKTSAKKRGSWKLPLFIGIPIAALVLFFALRGGGDEDAIVITGKKWTEQYILPYIISEYIKDKTDYPVTVKEAIGETPILTEAIKKGDIDMYVEYTGTGYLTILKEKYDPGMSPEEIYDTVKKGYAKKYNLKWTKPLGFENTYALALNPDKAKQINVKTISELAPISNEVSFGGPTEFFEREDGYKPFVKTYGLNFKVKRSLDPNLMYTAVKEGKVDAVPAFTTDGRIVRFNLETLKDDKKFFPPYFAAPIVREDTLKEYPKLEGVLNELEGKITEKEIAEMNAKVDLDKEDPRKVAKDFLESKGLIN from the coding sequence ATGAATAATTTACTTGAAACTCTAGTTAACCGGTGGCCTGAAATTTTAATAGGATTGCAGCAGCATTTATTCTTATCTCTTGTTTCAATTCTAATTGCTACTGTCATTGCAATTCCGCTTGGGATTTTTATTTCTAGACAAAAAAGAGTTGCAGAACCAATTATTGGGATAACAGCTATTTTTCAAACGATACCGAGTTTGGCTTTGTTTGGATTCTTGCTCCCTGTCTTTGGGATCGGAAGCACTACGGCTATCATCGCACTGACGGTTTATGCCCTATTGCCGATTTTACGCAATACTTACACAGGTATTACGGGAGTAGACAAATCAGTCGTTGAAGCAGGTAAAGGAATGGGAATGACCAATTCTCAAATTTTAAGAATGATCGAACTGCCATTAGCACTGCCTATCATTATGGCAGGTCTGAGAACCGCAACAGTTTTAACCATTGGTGTGGCTACGTTAGCAGCATTCATTGGTGCAGGCGGACTTGGAGATCTGATCTACCGCGGTCTATCGACAACACGTAACGAACTTGTTTTAGCAGGAGCCATTCCAGCGGCATTATTAGCAATCCTTTTTGATTTTATATTGCGCAGAATTGAAATGGCTACAGAGCCTAAAACATCAGCAAAAAAGCGTGGTTCGTGGAAACTTCCGCTATTTATCGGTATTCCTATTGCAGCTCTCGTTCTATTCTTTGCATTGCGCGGAGGCGGAGACGAAGATGCCATTGTAATTACAGGTAAGAAATGGACAGAGCAATATATACTTCCATACATCATTTCAGAATATATAAAAGATAAAACGGATTATCCCGTAACCGTTAAAGAAGCGATTGGGGAGACGCCTATCTTAACAGAAGCAATTAAAAAGGGCGACATTGATATGTATGTTGAGTACACCGGAACAGGGTATTTAACCATCTTAAAAGAAAAGTATGATCCAGGCATGAGTCCTGAAGAAATCTACGACACTGTTAAAAAAGGCTATGCGAAAAAATATAACCTGAAGTGGACAAAGCCATTAGGATTTGAGAACACCTATGCATTAGCTTTAAATCCTGACAAAGCAAAACAAATAAATGTAAAGACGATCTCAGAATTAGCACCTATTTCAAATGAAGTATCTTTTGGCGGACCAACAGAGTTTTTTGAACGTGAAGACGGATACAAACCGTTTGTAAAAACGTATGGCTTAAACTTTAAAGTGAAAAGAAGCCTCGATCCGAACTTAATGTATACTGCAGTAAAAGAAGGAAAAGTAGACGCGGTTCCAGCGTTTACAACGGACGGAAGGATTGTCCGCTTTAATTTAGAGACATTAAAAGATGACAAGAAGTTCTTCCCGCCTTATTTCGCTGCACCGATCGTTAGAGAGGATACATTGAAAGAATATCCGAAGCTTGAAGGCGTGTTAAATGAACTTGAAGGAAAGATTACTGAGAAAGAAATAGCTGAAATGAACGCGAAGGTTGACTTGGATAAAGAAGATCCGCGGAAAGTAGCTAAAGATTTCTTAGAGAGTAAAGGTTTAATTAACTAA
- a CDS encoding YmaF family protein encodes MHDHEIEQMKWMGRNVHVHQYSTQTSVNDGHSHTVQGTTSPVKNTMGHVHNYEGTTTFDDGHVHRFSGTTGPPIYSADGTHYHMLTGTTTFNDGHTHQYTGWTGKNVSG; translated from the coding sequence GTGCACGATCATGAGATTGAACAAATGAAATGGATGGGCAGAAACGTACATGTTCACCAATATTCTACGCAGACTTCAGTTAATGATGGGCATTCGCATACTGTCCAAGGGACGACAAGTCCAGTCAAAAACACAATGGGGCATGTTCATAACTATGAAGGAACAACCACCTTTGATGACGGGCATGTTCATCGTTTCTCTGGAACCACCGGACCTCCCATCTATTCTGCGGATGGAACACATTATCATATGCTAACAGGAACAACTACTTTTAATGATGGGCATACACATCAATATACAGGTTGGACTGGGAAAAATGTTTCTGGTTGA
- a CDS encoding carbohydrate ABC transporter permease, whose protein sequence is MNKKAGPMFYVFLTLFVFLVMFPFLWVLASSIKPVAELFGDRAFIPFTDNMTLENYESVFVNYPFLKYLWNSLVVSTITTVYAVLVASFAAYAIARLKFKGKTFILGLVLSVSMFPQIATISPIYIVLKNLGLTNSYLGLIIPYTTFTLPLSIWLLVTFFRKIPFDLEEAAKIDGASLMQTYWRVILPLAIPGIFTTAILVFISAWNEFLFALTINTDDAYKTVPVGIAMFEGQFTIPWGEVTAATVIVTVPLVIMVLAFQRKIVSGLTSGAVKE, encoded by the coding sequence ATGAACAAAAAAGCGGGTCCAATGTTTTACGTATTTCTAACATTGTTTGTCTTCCTTGTCATGTTTCCGTTTTTATGGGTACTGGCAAGTTCAATTAAACCGGTTGCCGAGCTGTTTGGCGATCGTGCGTTCATACCGTTTACGGATAATATGACTCTTGAAAATTACGAATCTGTATTTGTGAACTATCCCTTTTTAAAATATCTGTGGAACAGCTTGGTGGTTTCAACGATTACAACGGTCTATGCCGTACTTGTTGCGAGCTTTGCGGCTTATGCGATCGCACGCTTAAAGTTTAAAGGAAAAACATTTATCTTAGGTTTGGTGCTTTCGGTATCGATGTTTCCGCAGATCGCAACGATCTCGCCTATCTATATTGTATTGAAGAACCTTGGATTGACGAACAGTTATCTTGGTTTGATCATTCCTTATACGACTTTTACCTTGCCGCTTTCAATCTGGCTGCTTGTAACTTTCTTCCGTAAGATACCGTTTGATTTAGAAGAAGCGGCGAAGATCGACGGAGCGTCCTTGATGCAAACCTATTGGAGAGTTATCCTGCCGCTTGCAATCCCAGGGATTTTCACAACAGCGATCCTTGTGTTCATCTCGGCATGGAACGAGTTCCTGTTTGCGTTAACGATCAACACAGATGATGCTTATAAAACCGTTCCTGTAGGTATCGCGATGTTTGAAGGACAATTCACGATTCCGTGGGGTGAAGTTACGGCTGCAACAGTTATCGTAACAGTGCCTCTTGTAATAATGGTTCTAGCGTTCCAGCGTAAGATTGTATCTGGTCTGACATCTGGTGCGGTAAAAGAATAG
- a CDS encoding carbohydrate ABC transporter permease, giving the protein MPNNPKPIEAKTKSKSKKKLSERSIGYLLIAPAMILIFVIAIWPVFQSFYYSMFDLRLNNPGKSEAHTSYSVNLHTYLDNYPFLMNSLDEEIGEASGKTKEELEAIQANLEKIDSELKKDGELKDQYDQVDEKLMVMKPVSEDLAVAELDKEVALDLEKTVDETTVQVRELKDELKNPDDVIGLSSSLSDSVITPNFIGLKHYKENLSDGRMWKAISNTTVFTVISVFAELVIGLAIAILINKAFFGRGLVRATILIPWAIPTAVSAFMWKYLYDGQNGIVAKAFESVGLFDRMTDLLTSSNGAMFSVIFADVWKTTPYMALLLLAGLQTIPSSLYEAAAIDGASKWKQFLKITLPLLKSSILVALLFRTLDAFRVFDLIYVLTGGGPANSTETISILAYKVMFAQTNFGEGSALSVIVFICVAIISMIYIKFLGRDLLNDK; this is encoded by the coding sequence ATGCCTAATAACCCAAAACCTATTGAGGCAAAGACGAAATCAAAGAGCAAAAAGAAGCTGTCTGAACGTTCAATCGGCTATCTGCTTATTGCCCCTGCCATGATTCTTATTTTTGTCATTGCGATTTGGCCGGTTTTTCAATCTTTTTACTACAGCATGTTTGACTTAAGGCTGAACAACCCAGGGAAATCTGAAGCTCATACTTCATACAGTGTGAATCTCCATACTTACCTGGATAACTATCCTTTTTTAATGAATTCTCTTGATGAAGAAATAGGAGAGGCTTCTGGAAAAACAAAAGAAGAACTAGAGGCGATTCAGGCTAATCTTGAAAAAATAGATTCAGAATTAAAGAAAGACGGTGAGCTGAAGGATCAATATGATCAGGTTGATGAAAAGCTGATGGTCATGAAGCCTGTCAGTGAGGATCTTGCAGTTGCAGAGTTAGATAAAGAAGTAGCTCTTGATCTTGAAAAGACAGTAGACGAAACGACAGTTCAAGTACGGGAACTGAAGGATGAACTGAAAAATCCAGATGATGTGATCGGATTATCCTCATCGTTAAGCGACTCTGTCATCACACCGAACTTTATCGGGCTTAAACATTATAAAGAGAATCTATCTGACGGACGTATGTGGAAGGCGATCTCAAATACTACGGTCTTTACTGTAATCTCTGTTTTCGCTGAGCTTGTAATTGGCCTAGCAATTGCGATCCTGATTAACAAGGCGTTCTTCGGAAGAGGGCTTGTCCGTGCGACAATCCTCATACCATGGGCGATTCCGACAGCTGTTTCGGCGTTCATGTGGAAATACTTATACGATGGTCAAAACGGGATCGTAGCGAAAGCATTTGAAAGTGTTGGTCTTTTTGACCGAATGACAGATCTATTAACAAGCAGCAATGGTGCGATGTTCTCGGTAATTTTTGCGGATGTTTGGAAAACAACACCTTATATGGCATTGCTCTTGTTGGCTGGATTACAGACGATTCCGAGTTCTCTGTATGAAGCAGCAGCCATTGATGGAGCGAGTAAGTGGAAGCAATTTTTGAAAATCACATTGCCTTTATTAAAATCTAGCATTCTTGTAGCATTATTGTTCCGTACACTGGATGCGTTCCGTGTGTTTGATTTGATCTACGTTTTAACAGGCGGAGGCCCAGCAAACTCTACTGAAACAATCTCAATACTTGCTTATAAAGTTATGTTTGCACAAACCAATTTCGGTGAAGGTTCGGCGTTGTCCGTCATTGTGTTTATCTGTGTGGCGATCATCTCGATGATCTATATTAAGTTTTTAGGTCGAGATCTTTTAAATGATAAGTAA
- a CDS encoding LacI family DNA-binding transcriptional regulator, which produces MATIQDVAKLAGLSRTTVSRVINQHPYVTEEKKRLVSNAMQELNYVPNSSARRLRRQQTETIAVYVPRITNPFFSHLVEVMEKEAAKKGYQLILCQTRYKKEQERNFLELLKTKQVDGLILTSIENDWSKIEPYLAYGPIVVCNEYSDSAQVPLVFLDQIKGGYIGTKHLIEQGYTKLGYCTGDHKSSRVAHDRRIGFLKALNEAGLQMKDEWYFGGAYSVQDGKRTFEALKKLSDPPQALFTGSDEVAAGIVKAASDAGWKVPEDLAVIGFDNQPLAELMELTTIEQPIETIARQAMELMIESIKSKRTSVRKEVILPLKLIQRCST; this is translated from the coding sequence ATGGCAACCATTCAAGATGTGGCGAAATTGGCAGGGCTGTCCCGCACAACTGTTTCAAGGGTGATCAACCAGCATCCGTATGTAACAGAAGAAAAAAAGCGGCTTGTGTCAAATGCTATGCAAGAACTCAACTATGTTCCGAATTCATCAGCAAGAAGATTGCGAAGACAGCAAACAGAAACGATTGCCGTCTATGTTCCTCGCATCACGAATCCCTTTTTCAGTCATTTAGTTGAAGTGATGGAAAAAGAGGCTGCCAAAAAAGGCTATCAGCTGATTTTGTGTCAAACACGTTATAAAAAGGAACAAGAGCGCAACTTTTTGGAGCTTTTAAAAACAAAACAGGTAGATGGTTTGATTCTGACGTCAATCGAAAATGACTGGAGTAAGATTGAACCATATTTGGCTTACGGTCCTATTGTTGTATGCAACGAATACTCTGACTCGGCACAAGTTCCCCTTGTTTTTTTAGACCAGATCAAAGGCGGCTATATAGGAACGAAGCACTTGATCGAACAGGGATATACAAAGCTTGGGTATTGTACGGGTGACCATAAGAGTTCAAGAGTGGCGCATGACAGAAGAATCGGATTTTTGAAGGCACTGAATGAAGCTGGGCTTCAGATGAAGGATGAATGGTATTTCGGTGGTGCTTACAGTGTGCAAGACGGTAAAAGGACGTTCGAGGCCCTGAAGAAACTGTCAGATCCGCCACAAGCCCTTTTTACTGGAAGTGATGAGGTAGCTGCAGGAATTGTTAAGGCTGCATCAGATGCGGGGTGGAAGGTGCCTGAAGATCTAGCCGTTATTGGATTTGATAATCAGCCTCTGGCAGAACTCATGGAATTGACTACTATTGAGCAGCCGATTGAGACAATTGCACGGCAGGCGATGGAATTAATGATTGAATCAATTAAATCAAAGAGGACATCGGTTAGAAAAGAAGTCATTTTGCCTTTAAAACTGATTCAACGTTGTTCCACATAA